The Toxoplasma gondii ME49 chromosome XII, whole genome shotgun sequence genome includes a region encoding these proteins:
- a CDS encoding ATP-binding cassette sub-family B member 5 (encoded by transcript TGME49_249820), which translates to MERPKGVLLKLRPVFQTGHSVLPDRIASTRHCLEFQRREDSVEKRKRGRILTKILSFFSLPPTSCEDSNRVDSRNSPRKHNTHLTLRASAPLSRISCFLFFLSLVESVRSVCPQKPNREIRWKNSDSWFADRNSVLGLPSFCRGETGTSLKNRLRFPPPRSTVNLLASLSAASPRTQPSLFSPTWGDQPGSPHSHAPAVSRPSISLLSPSFPSSQSSPASSSSSSPLSPCLPSLLPASATDRLTTRLRASANSLLQRQLCTGTTASPETPVSALSPLLFLPASPARASLSTWRNLHPSRRSSCFSLFSSSLSLGHPRSYPVFSASPSAPFLPASSTACLPYLHSSSPYPYGAGPSSSRWSSARLSSSASASLSPSSSLSPPQAGLFSAPSGSRTVSFWDHASRALGSLGDYWRNHRVSLQHFDEEEDSQRVPDKGPCGLLSAGERAANRGSKNGEKTRENASASDVGEGRQAAEDAETGMTRKEDETKTHGIVSCKRSRVSVVRLFKELRATVDPWIFAASVALSILVSLASFRRSFLSGRLYDRAACLAQPITGGKSSTSPQRSFLAFARKAPTADDAQEKRTLYALLRRHAVRLLFPSSSVPHSTDSSPSSLTSQSPSSPSSSSSPSLSASSSAEQRGRESSFLRQGVRGLLLRSTGVGGERARSFFSLPSTATEAERDLSPVERSERRMHAFWTLLPLLGRLAAFSCVELVGGVLRNFLASLTRCRIEVNMRKRLFRSLIRQDMSFFDSHCVGTLASRLINDTEDLQALVSDGGTKLLTAVLNCVGGISMMVATDATMSVVGLLGIPLFLAATGHASKLSGYYGLLINDALAEGNTVATEALANIEAVQANCAESREVTKYEASQNAYRNLFSKTQFSESILNQTKQLLLQSADFLLLVLGMYRVVRGEMTLGRCLAFRSYLRKLYSGLDRLLEIYGDFHFSLQSSERYFDLVDRTPAIQDGEDEPPDRREKDGETTADPSQTELQADEKQLLGEQETKRQSSRGTDETVLEFKNVSLAFPSSALSGGQETASEARREEDDDSAGRRRRRGEVLADVSFRAGKGEIMAIVGQSGAGKSTLAKLMHRFYDPQEGAILLNGRDIRTLRLRDLRSRIGFVEQEPHLLRQSIAENIAYGLYSPRPTLLHRARLPSRSPLSSAEGRNSRMSCSSGPSCFGNLSRLDPRENELQTSAAGHGRLLASDGTASSNERQEEDDEEELEEILSAKEAESWPRELLRKTVRAAKIAHAHEFIRRLPQGYFTLCGDGAPVRLSGGQKQRIAIARALCRDPQVFVFDEATSCLDTATEAAVEATLDLLRKNQKTIFVIAHKLATTQKADFLLVLDKGCIVERGRPEEILEQPNSRYAQLFADEKPKESV; encoded by the exons ATGGAGAGGCCAAAGGGGGTGCTGTTGAAGCTCCGTCCTGTCTTCCAAACGGGGCACTCGGTGCTTCCTGATAGGATCGCCTCGACACGGCACTGTTTGGAGTttcagaggagagaggacagtgtcgagaagcgaaaaagaggtCGAATCTTGACAAAGATTttgtcgttcttctctttgccaCCGACCTCATGTGAAGACTCGAATCGCGTAGACTCCCGAAACTCTCCTCGAAAGCACAACACACATTTGACGCTCAGGGCTTCCGCTCCTCTCAGTCGCatctcttgtttcctcttctttctctctttggtCGAGTCCGTTCGCTCTGTCTGTCCCCAGAAACCAAATAGAGAAATTCGCTGGAAAAACAGCGACAGCTGGTTCGCGGATCGAAACTCAGTTTTAGgtttgccttctttctgtcgagGGGAGACGGGAACTTCCCTCAAGAACAGACTTCGCTTTCCACCTCCGAGATCCACCGTGAACCTCCTTGCCAGCTTGTCAGCAGCCTCGCCACGGACACAgccttctttgttttctccaaCTTGGGGAGACCAGCCTGGCTCCCCTCATTCGCACGCGCCTGCCGTGTCTCGACCCTCCatctcgctgctctctccttcgtttccttcctcgcaaAGTTCCCCTGcttccagttcttcttcgtctcccctgtctccttgtctcccttctctccttcctgcttctGCCACAGACCGCCTCACGACACGGCTGAGAGCTTCTGCGAACTCGCTTCTACAACGTCAGCTGTGTACTGGCACAACCGCCTCACCGGAGACTCCCGTCTCTGccctttctcccttgctCTTTCTGCCGGCGTCCCCCGCGCGGGCCTCGCTCTCTACGTGGAGAAACCTACACCCGTCTCGTCGTagttcctgcttctctttgttttcttcttccctctcgttaGGTCATCCTCGGTCTTATCCAGTCTTCAGTGCTTCGCCGTCCGCTCCCTTCCTGCCTGCGTCTTCCACTGCCTGCCTGCCCTATCtgcactcttcttctccctatCCGTATGGCGccggtccttcttcttcgcgttggTCATCTGCccgtctctcgtcctctgcttctgcttctttatctccttcctcttctttaTCTCCTCCCCAGGCAGGTCTGTTTTCTGCGCCCTCTGGTTCGaggactgtctccttctgggATCACGCCAGCCGCGCTCTCGGGAGTCTGGGGGACTACTGGCGGAACCACCGTGTGAGTCTTCAGCACtttgacgaggaagaagactcgcAAAGAGTGCCTGACAAAGGCCCGTGCGGCCTTCTCAgcgcaggagaaagagcCGCAAACAGAGGTTCCAAGAATGGAGAAAAGACACGAGAAAACGCTTCTGCCAGTGATGTTGGAGAAGGCAGGCAGGCGGCcgaggacgcagaaacaggaatgacgaggaaagaagacgagacgaagacacaCGGAATCGTGAGCTGCAAACGCTCGCGTGTCTCGGTCGTGAG GCTGTTCAAGGAGCTCCGCGCGACCGTCGACCCGTGGATTTTTGCGGCCTCGGTGGCTCTGTCTATTCTTGTCTCCTTAGCCTCTTTCCggcgttcgtttctctctgggcGGCTCTACGACCGCGCGGCCTGTCTCGCGCAGCCTATCACTGGTGGAAAGTCTTCGACGTCTCCTCAGCGgtcgtttctcgctttcgcaCGCAAAGCGCCCACAGCAGACGACGCACAGGAAAAACGCACACTCTACGCACTGCTCCGGAGACACGCGGTTCGActgctcttcccctcttcctctgttcctcATTCAACGGATTCGTCCCCTTCCTCGCTGACGTCTCAgtcaccttcttctccttcttcttcttcgtctccttctttgtcgGCCTCTTCGTCAGCTGAGCAGCGAGGGCGAGAGTCAAGTTTCTTGCGGCAGGGCGTGAGGGGGCTCTTGCTGAGAAGCACTGGagttggaggagagagagctaggtctttcttttcgctgccttcgaccgcaacagaagcagagcgagacCTCTCACCcgtcgagagaagcgagcgacGAATGCACGCCTTCTGGACTCTCCTGCCGCTCCTAGGGCGCCTGGCAGCCTTCTCATGCGTAGAACTCGTCGGCGGCGTACTCAGA aacttcctcgcttctttgaCGCGCTGCAGAATCGAAGTTAACATGCGAAAGCGTTTGTTCAGAAGTCTCATTCG aCAAGACATGtccttcttcgactctcACTGTGTGGGGACGCTGGCGAGTCGGCTTATCAACGACACTGAAGATCTTCAG GCACTTGTGAGTGACGGAGGAACGAAGCTGTTGACGGCAGTGTTGAACTGCGTCGGAGGGATTTCCATGATGGTCGCCACAGACGCGACAATGTCAGTCGTCGGCCTACTAGGaattcctctcttcctcgccgcgaCGGGGCATGCCTCGAAACTCTCTGGATACTACG gaCTTCTGATCAATGACGCACTCGCAGAGGGAAACACAGTGGCTACCGAGGCGCTGGCGAACATCGAGGCTGTCCAGGCGAACTGCGCGGAATCGAGGGAGGTGACG AAGTACGAAGCCTCCCAGAACGCGTATAGGAATCTCTTCAGCAAGACGCAGTTCTCGGAAAGTATCTTGAACCAGACAAAGCAACTGCTGCTTCAGTCAGCggacttccttctcctcgtcctcg GCATGTATCGGGTCGTGAGAGGCGAGATGACCTTGGGGAGATGCTTGGCATTTCGCTCGTACTTGAGGAAACTGTATTCGGGGCTCGACAGGCTGCTTGAGATCTACGGAGACTTCCACTTTTCGCTTCAGTCGTCGGAGAGGTACTTCGACTTGGTCGACCGCACTCCTGCGATCCAAGATGGAGAGGACGAGCCGCCGGACcgccgagagaaagacggggaAACAACTGCAGATCCGAGCCAGACGGAACTTcaagcagacgaaaaacaactcttgggagaacaagagacgaagcgacagTCCTCCAGGGGAACTGACGAGACTGTCCTCGAGTTCAAAaatgtctctctcgccttcccgaGTTCGGCCCTCTCAGGAGGTCAGGAGACAGCCTCCGAAGCACGGCGGGAGGAGGACGACGACTCTgcggggagacgaaggagacgcggagag GTTCTCGCCGATGTCTCCTTCCGAGCGGGGAAGGGAGAGATCATGGCAATTGTGGGCCAATCAGGAGCTGGAAAATCGACGCTAGCGAAGCTGATGCATCGCTTCTACGATCCCCAG GAAGGCGCGATTCTCTTGAACGGCAGAGACATTCGaactctgcgtctccgcgacTTACGCTCTCGCATAGGCTTCGTTGAACAAGAGCCGCATCTGCTGAGACAGAGCATCGCAGAAAATATCGCCTACGGCTTGTACTCTCCTCGGCCGACGCTGCTTCATCGCGCGCGACTTCCCTCGCGCTCTCCACTGTCCTCGGCTGAGGGACGAAACTCGCGCATGTCTTGTTCTTCTGGTCCTTCCTGCTTTGGAAACCTCTCCCGGCTGGatccgagagaaaacgaactgcAGACATCCGCGGCAGGTCACGGGCGCCTGCTCGCAAGCGACGGGACTGCCTCCAGCAACGAACgacaggaagaggacgacgaagaagagttgGAGGAAATTTTGAGTGCGAAGGAAGCCGAGTCTTGGCCGCGAGAACTCCTGAGAAAAACTGTCAGAGCGGCAAAaatcgcgcatgcacacgaATTTATTCGACGCCTGCCTCAAGGGTACTTCACCCTCTGCGGAGATGGAGCGCCTGTGAGACTCTCAGGCggacagaaacaaagaattGCAATTGCGAG GGCCCTCTGCCGAGATCCTCAGGTGTTCGTCTTCGACGAAGCGACGAGCTGTCTAGACACCGCAACGGAGGCTGCGGTTGAGGCGACGCTCGACCTCCTTCGAAAAAATCAAAAGACCATCTTCGTCATTGCTCACAAACTTGCA ACCACACAAAAAGCCGATTTTCTCCTTGTTTTAGACAAAGGCTGCATTGTGGAGCGCGGCCGCCCGGAGGAAATTCTTGAGCAACCCAACTCGCGATATGCTCAACTTTTTGCCGACGAAAAACCGAAGGAATCTGTTTAG